From the Aspergillus puulaauensis MK2 DNA, chromosome 1, nearly complete sequence genome, the window TTGTCCCCTGAAGAGGTTTCCATAAAGCAAGGCAGGATAGATGCGTACGTGCGGGAGGCCAACACTACCATCTCTAGATTAGGGCGATACTGCCATTATGTACGCCATAGCCAAGAGATTGCGAAGCTGTGGGAAACTACATTTGATGATATCCGGCAATTCGTATCAGAACTACTGGAAAAACGAAATGAAGGCCCTGGCCTGATCGATACCAGGGTCCTCGAGGAATGGGTCAAGGGTCTACAGGAATTCGAGTTCACACTCGCTGCCAAAATCAAGGCAGGGACTCTTGCGCAACTCGGGGAAATGGACGATTCGGTTATCGATGGACGTTGTTTCGAATGTGCGCGCTGGTGCGATGTCCCACGTCCCTAAGGCCATTCGATGTCTACCGTGGGTCTCCTCGGTCTTGCCAGTGTATACCTTTGTGTCTAGTTCATAAGTATAGGTTTCAGTTATATATTGAATGCTCTATTGGCCATCTAGGAATGAATATTCTCTTTATTTCATCACGTACCAAACTTCTCTGAATGCCTTGTATTCTCTTTTGTCAATGCCGCTTTGTACGCATGCCACATGTTAACCACCAGTTGAAGGGCTTCTCAAACAGTCAAAACTCACACGAATCTGCATATCATACAATTCACGTACAGACACAATGTGGGTAACCGAcaaacaataataatatcaaACACCCTTAAAGGGCTTTGTCTATCAACGAACCCGAGGAAATAAATACCGTAGAAACTACCGCTGTATTCAAGTTAATCACCAGATTCTGTACAGCATCAGCGATACTACACTCGAAACTGAAGTAAGTACTCTCGCTACCCACCGTCTGAACcctgtttatatatatacatacacCTTTATAATCACCATGTCTCAGCAAGGTCGATGTGCGATTTGCTTCCTGGTCAGCCACCTGGCGAACTGCGATGTCAGTGGTGCTAACCACCCCCCGCACCCTGACGAGTTCGCTGCTCCCGGACGGAGTCCCCGTGATACCGAGGGGGTGTATAGCGCGGACTATTGGAGCAGCGTCTGTCCTGACGCCGATAGCGAGGACTCGGTGATGGGTGGTGTAGATGGTACTGACGAGCAGGCAACCCCCATGCGCGATCGCGAGGACGACACCTTTATGAGCGACTCAGACGATGAAGCCGTTTCTGAGGAGCAAGGAGGTGTCTTTTACCGGTTTGATGTCATGGAAATCGATGATGGCAGCTGGGAGGTGTTCTGCAGTGCTTGCCAGGCGCTCCCGGATGACTCGATGCTTATTGACGATGGGAGTGACCAGCTTCGTAAGAGTGAGCTTTTAAGGAGATTCAGTGTCGGGATGCAGTCTGCTGTTGCGATTTGAAGAATATTTGGTGGGTTGCTATTCGATGAATGCGTCCCATCTGCAAAGGTCAAAAATATCATAAAATAGTTGAAAAATAcaaaaaaatcttaaaacCTCCATTAGATGTTTATGttgtaatatatataaaataagcaTGGGTAGAACTAACCTAGAAGGGGTTCTCGATAGACCTTCAGTTCAGAAGCAGTGATATATCGTCCGTGTTGATTTTCATATAGATATTCGGGAATCTATTCAGTTATGATTAGCTTTTCTCCGGACTTAAGCCATCGTATAGGAGTATTTCTGTCACTGCATACTCCAAGTTAGGGCACCCATCAACATATCCACCCCCGTGATACAGGAGTTGGTAACAGAAAAACATCGGAACCATCAAAGGAAAGTCTACCAGACAATGTACCATTCTTTTGATAATGACTTGATACACGCAGCTCTGACAACGCTTTATACTAGTTGCTTTGTTCTGTTCCATGTCAACATTGTCATCGCGCCCTTGAAACAGCAGAAGTATACAAAGCAACAACATCAGGAACAGCTTAAAAACGATCGAACCAGTCCTGCCATGCGCAGTCATTTGTTAATTAGTTTAGATCGACACATCAACTGCTGCGCAACAAAGTGCACTCCACAGCTACAATGCTTCCCCGTCTTCGGCCACTCCCCAGTCTTCTTCGACTCCCCAACGAGTTAATTTGGGAGATTGCCAAATTTTCAACGAGACCCAATCGAGCAGCGCTGACAAGGACGTCCAAGACCGTCAACGCAATCGTTCGTCCGGTCCTATACAAGCTGACGGACACGGAGGTGTTGGAGGTGTTCGTCCGTTCAGGAGACAAACAGTGGGAGGAGACTATGGTCGTTCTCTTAGACAGAATTCTTCGCATGAATAAACAAGACCCACGAATGGGCTACCAAGCCCTAACAGCTGCATCACAGTGTGGTTCCCTCCGAGTCGTGCAAGCCCTACTCGATGCCGGAATTAAGCTCGGCCCTTCACGAAATctcgatgatgacgacgattCGACAGACGATTCgatagacgatgaagacattgaagaatggaatATCGGGGGCCTTCCAGTCGATAATGTCTGTGACACTCCACTAATAGCTGCAGCCGACGAAGGCCATATCGGCGTAGTTAGACTGCTGCTTCAATACGGGGCAAATCCCAACTTCACATCAATGGTAACATCTCCAatggaggctgctgctggaaaCAACCAGGTGGACGTAATGCGAGTCTTACTTGCTGCTGGGGCAAGTGCTCACGCTCTTGGTCTTCCATCGCCGCTTGTTGCCGCAGCCCGCGAGGGTCATATCGAAGCAACTCAATTACTACTTTCAGCCGGAGTACATCCGGACAGGGAAGGACAATCCACATCCCCTATTATCCAGGCCGCGCGGTTTGGACAGACGGACATTATTGGAATGCTACTAGCGGCTGGAGCAAATCCGGGGATTGCAAAGGGGAACGGGATGAATCACACAACGGCACTAATAGAGGCAACCAAAAAGGGGCATCTCTGTGCAATGGAGACTCTCATATGGGCCGGGGCAAATGTCTGCGGTGCAAGCCATTCCTCATCTCCTCTCCGCGAGGCCATTATAACTGGAGATCTCCCCTCCATGATGATTCTTCTTCGGCCGGGTGAAACTAATCGGCGTCAACTATCACCGTTTGGGGAGGAATATATCCTGCACATGGCGGCATCCCTGGGAAATGCGGAGACAATTGCTTTCCTGCTCGCACAAGGCCTGCATGTAAACTCGCAGGACCCAACTAACACGACCCCAATCTCACGAGCGGCAGCGGTTGGAAACGTGGGCGTGGTGCGTGTACTCCTCGCTCACGGCGCTGGCGTCCATCTTGCCAACACTGCGGGATATACACCATTGATGCATGCCGCTTGCTGTGGCAATGTGGAAACCATCCGCCTACTCCTTGACGCCGGGGCCGAACCGAAGGTTACAACCCAGGAGGCAATCTGCCACACCCCATTGCTTAAGGCCTTGGTCTGTGGGCACGGAGAGGCTGCCCGTGTCCTCCTAGAGCATGGAGCAGATCCATGCGTGAGTGACGCCCAGCACCGTACAGCTCTATCCCATGCCGCTGGATCCACAGACGAAGGGACTGTACGCGCTTTGCTCGCTGCAGGGGCTGATGTCAATGTTGTAGACGATATGGGTTGGAACCCGATTGATTATGCTGTGATCCGTCCTCATGTCGGTATCGTAGCAGCACTGATCGGTCCTGGCCAAGGTTTCCGTTCTCTCACTGACGTATATTTCCCACTTGCCCTGCGGGTTGCAATAGGAAATGGCGACGAGAGAAGTGTTGCCGACCTTGTGCTCCGGAACACGCCTCTCAATCAACCTGATCAAATGGGCAGAACCGCTCTCATGTTCGCCGTGATACAAGGGCGGGCCGCTATCGTTGAGCTGCTGGTAGGGTCAGGGGCAGATCTAAACCATACCACGTCTACCGGTGAGACGGCTTTGATGTATGCGTGCAAGTGGGGATGGATAGGTATTGCCTGGATCTTGGTAGCTGCTGGTTGCGATGTCGACATGAGAGACGACGAAGGGAAAGCTGCCCTGGATCATTTCAATCCTGAGTCTCCGCCTCCTGCTGATTTGGTTGACCTTATTACAGCTGCCCGAACCGTTGCCTCTTAGATGATCACCACTGATATTTGCCTCTATGATGGGTGGGAATCGATTCTTCAACTCAGTGTCCAGGTCCTGTATGTCTATGACTGtcctttcctctccctcctcttgaTCCCGATTGATTTGACACAGAGTCTGTACAGCTACTGAAGAGTGAAAGGGAGCCGTGTGATTGCGTTCTGCATGTTAAGGCATTGGCTATGAGTGGCCAGAAGCCTTGACGTGTGAATGTTCAACGCACACTCTCCAGTTCACAATAAGATATGTGTACATTTGTAACAAACTACATTCTAACcatattattaaattctcTCCTCGGTGTAGGATCCAATCATGCTTCGTAGTTTTGAACTGACCACCTAGGATCTTTCATATTTTGCATACCGTCAGCTTTGAACTCGTAGGGTACTTGGGTCAAAAAGGATGGGTCTGGGTTGCTATCCTTCATGGAACTTCGGAATCTATATATCTCTAGCTGTATCAGGATGTTACCGTCGCGTCATAAATTCACCAGATATTCACACATACAATGAGAATCAGGTATAAAAACATAGCATCCCCACCCGTCATCCACTTTGCTCAAattcttcaacctcattcATCACTCAAATCCACCAAGATGAGCAACCCATACAATTTGGACCCGcccctccgcctcccaaGGCAGATGTGCCCCATATGCCCCAGCCAGGGCACCACCCCATGCTTCAAACCAGGCCATATCATCTCGTGTGACCACTGTGGGTACGAGTACTCGCCGCTCACTTCTAACAGCTGTCCTGGGTGTAGAATGCTGGGGGTCCGCATTACGCATGgccagatgatgaagtttCTTGACGATACTTCGAAATTCGTTGAGCGGACTGCACGCACCTTTGGGGGCCCGCAGGTTCAGAATTCCCGTGTGTCTACTACCAACCCTCTTGCTACTCTCTCGTTAGGCTCTACAAATCTGTCCACTGGCATGTCGATGCGACGTCCAGCGTCCAGACAGGTCATGAATACCCCGGCTCGTCCAGTTTTCGGTAACCCAAGCTACATACCTTCTACCTCCATACCCAATACCAGTGGCGGTTCTCTATCATCCGTCCGTCCCTCCGTTCCTTCAAATCAGCACACTGCGGCATACACATCGCCTACCGGTGCCAGTAGTCCACCTGTTGCCAACAAGCCATTCATACCCACCAGCGGTGCTACAAACTTGCACACCGTCGCGAACAAACTGTTTGCCAGTGGTATGAATCAAGTTGGGCAGAATACTACTAGATCTCGCGTGCCCATGAGAGCACCGTCAATGTCGCCGACTGGCGTTGGCGCTCGGCCTGCGACCCCAGGCAGGGGCACCAGGATGCATGCTGGCAATGGTCCTCCATCACTCGCGCCAACCGGTTCTAGTTCGGGTCTTGCGCGTGGCTCTAGTTTCAGGAACTTTGGGCATGATAATCCACCGCTGCGGAGACCTGGGAGAGGTCGTGGTGGCAAAGCGTCAGCTCGCGGCGGAACTGAGTCCCAGTGAGCTCTTTCAGAGTCAGGGCGATGGGACTTGAAATTGCGTTTTCCTTTTCGACTGTTGATGAGCCATGTTTAGTAAATTTGATACCCCTGTGCAATTGTTCTACAATCCTTGCTGAAAGAATGCGTTTGTTCAGTGGCAAGGTCTTGTCTTGTTCGTGGAtgtaatagtaatataaaaccATAAGAATACAAGGTTCTATCATATTTAACCAAACAATAGTCTTTCTTTATAATTCCCACGAAGTAGACAATTAGACTACTGTATCATGATAATGAAAGCACTTGTGACTTACCATCGTTCTCCTTTATATTACCAGGCACTCGTTGTGCCAAATGAAGGTATTGACGTGGATGCAACAGGTGAATGGGCAGAATTCACTTTACCAGTCACTGCAGTGAAATACATTGATACTATCATACATTATCAACACCTTATACAACCTTTGTTGTATGAGGACAAACAAAGCTCCTTGAAAAATATACCAAGATCCCCTATCAAGAAGGGAAACTACAATCataaagaaaatatacaATAAAGTGCAATTCTATATATTCCTGCCGTAGCCCTACGCTATCTAACATCAGCCATCTCTCGCTCACTCCCAACTCCCGACTCACAAACCGAGTATTGGTTATTCGATTCTCCAAGGAAATGCGCAACAACCAGTATACGAGTTCAGAGCGGTCGTCCACCATGCGACCCGTGCCTACATGTCCAGTCTGCGCAGAGGGCATCCGCCACTCATGTATTGAGAGTGGGCACATCGAGGTATGCCGCCAATGTACAGTGACATGGAGTCCCTGGAAACAATACCAGTGCCCAAACTGTTTCCCGACACCCGGTGAGGCGGCCATTTGGGACCATTACTACATGGTCGACTGGTTCTTGGACTACCAGGGAAAGATTGCAGTAAgtgaagatgacgacgagaCGATTAGTGATTCCGGTAGCTATAAGGGCCCCGTGGACTCTGATGCCTTGCAGGCGGCGCATGCGCTTATCGAGTTGAACACGGAGTGGAGACAAGCCGAGGTCAATCGGCCGATGGGCGTGGCATCGTTGAAGTATAGCAAGGCTTCTCAGGCAGAGATCCGGCATGCGCTTGAGTGCATCCAAAACCCACGCAACCGTCGTACTCGTAAAGGGAAGACCACAGCTGCAATTCTGGCCCGTGATCGTGAGCTAGCTATAGAGAAGTATGTCAAACTGATCTACAAGACTGTGCCGCCCGGTGAGAACGAGGTTGAAACGGCGGTTAAGGGGATTGAGGTACTTATGAGCGAGCCCCGGAATGAGCTTACTGACGCTGTTAAGGCCATTCGCGTTGTCAAAGACGAATGCCAGAACCTCACCGGTCATGATTACTGGGCTAGGTACTAATCTTTGTGTATACGCAGTGGTCTGATGTCTCGTCCTCTTAGTCTATTGTatgaattaatatatttactactTTAGATCTTAACCTTGTATGTACACCACCGTAATAACAGCGTAAATCATGTTAACTCGTAGAAGTGTATAGAATGTGGTCTATATCAGGCCGGGGCATCGCTGCATGTGGGGCCGGATTCGGCAATGGATATCGCTCGGGGAGAACAACTGAACAAGTACGATCTGCACCAGAAGACTCGCTGCCCCGCCTCAGAGATTGCCAATTGACATCTGTCCCTCTCTTCTGACGAAAGTCGTGGCTCGAGCTTCCTGGGGTCATACTTCCTTCATCGAGGTAAACTAAGGCCGTTCTCCGATACTCAATATACAAAATGGGCATCCCGACAAAAGCATACGTTGTGGAGGAAAAAGGAGCGCCGTTCGTGCTGAGGGATGTCGTTCTTGATGCACTGCAGCCAgatgagcttcttgtcgAGATTAAATTTACCGGCTTGTGCCATACCGTTCGTCTCCATCCATGTCCAATGTCCTGATTCTAATGAACACAGGATCTCGTCGTTCAACAAGGAGACCTCCCAGGCAGCTTCCCTGTTGTCCTCGGCCACGAAGGAGCCGGTATCATCCGTGAGGTAGGCTCAGGGGTGCAGAACAAGGCGTTAAGAGAAGGGGACCAGGTATTTCTCAGTTTCCGATCGTGTCAAGAATGCACAACCTGTCTGAGCGGCAAGTGTGGTGCATGCATTCATACCACTGATTACAACTTCGTCCGGTCTCGTCTGGACAGCTCAAAACCCTCGCCGATTAGTCTGCCAGATGGAACGGTCGTTCATGGGCAATTCTTTGGACAGTCTTCGCTAAGCCGATTAGCCGTTGTTTCTGAGCGTTCTGTTGTCAAATGTGACACCGAGTTTGACCTCCAGACCCTGGGTCTCCTCGCCCCTCTTGGGTGTGGCTATCTCACAGGTGCTGGAACTGTAGCAAATGCTTTGCAACCAGACAAGACATCCACAGTTGCCATCCTGGGAATGGGTACGGTGGGTATCGCGGCACTCCTTGCAGCCAAGGCCCTTGGAGTTACCGAAATAATAGCCGTTGATATTGTCGATCAAAAGCTCGAACTCGCAGCTGAACTTGGAGCGAGTCATACTATCAATACCAAGCACGACCCTCAACTGTCGCAAACCATTCGCAAGCACATCCCCGAGGGGGCAGACTTCATCCTGGATGCAACAGGTGTTCCGTCGGTTATCCAGGCGTCTCTTGGAGCATTAGCCCACGGGGGTACATTGGCCCTTGTTGGAGCCATGCCTCCAGGTACACAGCTTCAGGTTGATGCGTTGGACATATTGACGGGGTGCAAGAAGATCATTGGTGTTATTGAGGCGTGGTCAGATCCCCAGGAGGTATGAGCTTCATATTTACTATTCGTCTATATTTTCTCGCTAATTACTCTCGCTAGCTTATTCCGCAGCTCGTGCAGTGGTACATGGATGGAAAGTTTCCCGTTGACAAACTTGTCAAGCTCTATCCCGCCGGTGATCTAGATGGAGCACTTGGTGATCTCAGAGCATGTCGAGTAAGTGGATGCTCAAGATTCCTGTTATTTTATGTATCCTAACAACTCCCACAGGTCATAAAGCCGGTCTTGTCGTGGGACGATCTAGTATTGTGATTTCATACATTGCTCTTCATTGCCTTCCTGTtgaattataattagttGGTTGTTCATACTTTCACACTTATTGCATCTTCGGAGACACTGGGCCTTATCAtattttagtagtataagGTTCTGCCCGTATGACGGGGATGTATCCCACGAAATAAACAGTCCAGAATTTCGTTGGAGAGGGACAAGGCAGTAGATTTAATTGTATCGATGTGCAGCAGGCATTCTTGTTTGTTTTGCCATTGAAAgtgatttatatatatatgtatagAACAGCTAGCAGGTATTGAGCCCGAAACGACAGTAAGGCTACCGAAGCTCACCTCTCAGCCGATAAAGCTCAGGGCTCACGGACTCTGGAGACTTCAAAGTCATAACCGCGCCCTTCTGTCCCACATCGATGAGCTCTTCGACTCTCTTTCCGTTTGCCAGTCCCGCTAGAAGGACGCCCAGGAATGTGTCGCCAACACCGTTAACCGAGACAACCCGGTCTACTTTCTCGACGCGCGGAAAGAATCTCGCATAAATCCCACTAGTCGCAGACTCGCTACAGCTAAGGCTCCTGACGATGAACGGTTGAGATGGCATATCTTCCAATCGGGGATCTTCACGCGGCATGAGCTGTAAGAGCACGACGCCTTCGGCCCCGATCTTCGTGATAATTGTTGGGATATATGGTAAAAGGTGGATAGCCTTCTGCAAGGCCTCAACATCCAGGGCTTTGGCCGGAATGGTCTTTGTAAGGCGTGCGCAAGCGCCGGGGGTGTCCAGATCTTTTGCAACAGTCAACCACTGCGGGTCATCGAAATAGCCATTACCTTGAGCAGCCTCGTAGAGTGCTTCCAGTTCGTGTTGGTTGGGAGATGCGAGATCGACGCTCGGGGAGGGAAACACTTGCAAGGGCCCAACTGCATCCCTGCTAGCAAAGAGCGCCATTGACTTCGCTCGGGAGACCGGCTCAAAGGCGACTTTGGCTCCGTTCTTTTTTGCTGCCTTGATCCAGACTCTGATTCCAGAGGCGCTCCAGCAGGCGTCCACGGCGAGCCACCTTGGCTGGGCCGCAGTAACCATGGCCTCCCAGTCGCCAGCGAATTGGTGATCTTGGAATATTTTCATGTCCGCTATTGCCACGAACATGTCTTTGTCTGAGCTGTTGACGGCTACGTACTGCGCTGTTCGACCGCAAGGTTTGTTTCCAGTCGAATCCAGCTGTCGAATCCCCAACGTGTCCATGCCAGTGGACTGCAAAGATTTCATGATAACGGACCCAGCACTTAAATGTCAGACACGCTATTTAGCAGGAACATGATTGAACTTACGGATCGTTCCCAATCATGCTGCATAGTCGGACCGGTCCTATTGACGCCCTATGTGCGGCGAGGGCAACGTTCCGACCGACGCCGCCGATTGACTGCGTGATGCTCCCTGGGCTGGACGTGTGCAAACGAGGAGGTTCGCCGGCTGCTCCTCCGCTTCCATGAACATCGCAGGCGAGGTCTATAGCGACAGAGCCGGCGACCAAGATGTCGGCTCGCGGAGAAGGGGCCTGCACATCATGAGCAGGTCGATCAACATGGCTCAGCAGCCGAAGGCCGGTGCCTTACAGGGTTACAAAATATGCTATACCTTCTGGTGGGAAAGTGCGGGGTTATTCGATTGATGAGAATGGATTGATGGCGGGCTCCTATTTACATACATGGTTAAGCACTGGTAGGGCTGGGGTAGAGCCTTGTGCTTACAATCCGCCAGAAATGAGTCGAGAGAGCGCCACCGATATCTTCGTAGCACACTCCACGTTGGACCGCGCCAAACTAGTGTTGGCAATCACACTCCTGTCCTGGGAGAGCTCCCGGATCCTCTTCAGGATAAACGGTGTATTCTCATTCCCTCGCGCCGCCTGGCCCGTAGCAGCCTCGGAGACGGCCTGTTCGATGATGGCATTCATTTCGGCCTTGGGAATGGAAAACTCCTCGGGGATCGGATTTGCGAAGACCAGGCCAGACTCAATACCGAGCTGCTCCTGGGCGAGGATAATGGCCgccgcttcctcctcgctctcaACGACAGCCGGACTCTTCACGTCACTATCTCGGGCCCAGAAAGCCGGGAATGCCACGTCCTTTGGATCCCTGCCTTGGCTGAACGTCGACACGGCGACGCCTTGCGTCTCCAGGTACTCCAGCGTCCGGGGGATATCCAGAAACCCTTTACAACCGGATGCAACCACAGCCATGCGCGTGCGACCAAGCTCGGCAA encodes:
- a CDS encoding NAD(P)-dependent alcohol dehydrogenase (COG:Q;~EggNog:ENOG410PHRP;~InterPro:IPR013154,IPR013149,IPR002328,IPR036291, IPR011032,IPR020843;~PFAM:PF00107,PF08240,PF16912;~go_function: GO:0008270 - zinc ion binding [Evidence IEA];~go_function: GO:0016491 - oxidoreductase activity [Evidence IEA];~go_process: GO:0055114 - oxidation-reduction process [Evidence IEA]) → MGIPTKAYVVEEKGAPFVLRDVVLDALQPDELLVEIKFTGLCHTDLVVQQGDLPGSFPVVLGHEGAGIIREVGSGVQNKALREGDQVFLSFRSCQECTTCLSGKCGACIHTTDYNFVRSRLDSSKPSPISLPDGTVVHGQFFGQSSLSRLAVVSERSVVKCDTEFDLQTLGLLAPLGCGYLTGAGTVANALQPDKTSTVAILGMGTVGIAALLAAKALGVTEIIAVDIVDQKLELAAELGASHTINTKHDPQLSQTIRKHIPEGADFILDATGVPSVIQASLGALAHGGTLALVGAMPPGTQLQVDALDILTGCKKIIGVIEAWSDPQELIPQLVQWYMDGKFPVDKLVKLYPAGDLDGALGDLRACRVIKPVLSWDDLVL
- a CDS encoding uncharacterized protein (InterPro:IPR001841), whose translation is MRPVPTCPVCAEGIRHSCIESGHIEVCRQCTVTWSPWKQYQCPNCFPTPGEAAIWDHYYMVDWFLDYQGKIAVSEDDDETISDSGSYKGPVDSDALQAAHALIELNTEWRQAEVNRPMGVASLKYSKASQAEIRHALECIQNPRNRRTRKGKTTAAILARDRELAIEKYVKLIYKTVPPGENEVETAVKGIEVLMSEPRNELTDAVKAIRVVKDECQNLTGHDYWARY
- a CDS encoding pseudouridine-5'-phosphate glycosidase/carbohydrate kinase family protein (COG:Q;~EggNog:ENOG410PFDK;~InterPro:IPR029056,IPR022830,IPR007342,IPR011611;~PFAM:PF00294,PF04227;~go_function: GO:0016798 - hydrolase activity, acting on glycosyl bonds [Evidence IEA]); its protein translation is MQRGRLLKLPTRPDQRALCQRYGWKSPLLQGPLGTASAFRSYTTSKSASPSALSGILKVSEEVQDAVETNKPVVALESTIYTHGALGDLGLEDIVRRNGGVPAVCGILAGVPTVGLTPAEIDRMVHESARKASRRDIAALVGLAATGRKLHGGTTIAGTMILASLAGIRVFGTGGLGGVHRGGHDSLDISADLAELGRTRMAVVASGCKGFLDIPRTLEYLETQGVAVSTFSQGRDPKDVAFPAFWARDSDVKSPAVVESEEEAAAIILAQEQLGIESGLVFANPIPEEFSIPKAEMNAIIEQAVSEAATGQAARGNENTPFILKRIRELSQDRSVIANTSLARSNVECATKISVALSRLISGGLSPPSIHSHQSNNPALSHQKAPSPRADILVAGSVAIDLACDVHGSGGAAGEPPRLHTSSPGSITQSIGGVGRNVALAAHRASIGPVRLCSMIGNDPAGSVIMKSLQSTGMDTLGIRQLDSTGNKPCGRTAQYVAVNSSDKDMFVAIADMKIFQDHQFAGDWEAMVTAAQPRWLAVDACWSASGIRVWIKAAKKNGAKVAFEPVSRAKSMALFASRDAVGPLQVFPSPSVDLASPNQHELEALYEAAQGNGYFDDPQWLTVAKDLDTPGACARLTKTIPAKALDVEALQKAIHLLPYIPTIITKIGAEGVVLLQLMPREDPRLEDMPSQPFIVRSLSCSESATSGIYARFFPRVEKVDRVVSVNGVGDTFLGVLLAGLANGKRVEELIDVGQKGAVMTLKSPESVSPELYRLRGELR
- a CDS encoding ankyrin repeat domain-containing protein (COG:M;~EggNog:ENOG410PKKZ;~InterPro:IPR002110,IPR036770,IPR020683;~PFAM:PF13857,PF12796,PF00023,PF13637,PF13606;~go_function: GO:0005515 - protein binding [Evidence IEA]), coding for MLPRLRPLPSLLRLPNELIWEIAKFSTRPNRAALTRTSKTVNAIVRPVLYKLTDTEVLEVFVRSGDKQWEETMVVLLDRILRMNKQDPRMGYQALTAASQCGSLRVVQALLDAGIKLGPSRNLDDDDDSTDDSIDDEDIEEWNIGGLPVDNVCDTPLIAAADEGHIGVVRLLLQYGANPNFTSMVTSPMEAAAGNNQVDVMRVLLAAGASAHALGLPSPLVAAAREGHIEATQLLLSAGVHPDREGQSTSPIIQAARFGQTDIIGMLLAAGANPGIAKGNGMNHTTALIEATKKGHLCAMETLIWAGANVCGASHSSSPLREAIITGDLPSMMILLRPGETNRRQLSPFGEEYILHMAASLGNAETIAFLLAQGLHVNSQDPTNTTPISRAAAVGNVGVVRVLLAHGAGVHLANTAGYTPLMHAACCGNVETIRLLLDAGAEPKVTTQEAICHTPLLKALVCGHGEAARVLLEHGADPCVSDAQHRTALSHAAGSTDEGTVRALLAAGADVNVVDDMGWNPIDYAVIRPHVGIVAALIGPGQGFRSLTDVYFPLALRVAIGNGDERSVADLVLRNTPLNQPDQMGRTALMFAVIQGRAAIVELLVGSGADLNHTTSTGETALMYACKWGWIGIAWILVAAGCDVDMRDDEGKAALDHFNPESPPPADLVDLITAARTVAS